One Tamlana carrageenivorans genomic region harbors:
- a CDS encoding PAAR domain-containing protein, which produces MPGPIATIGSMHVCPMCSGTVPHVGGPISQGTPNVLANGKPIATVGSTCVCTGPPDTIISGESNVFINGMPVATMGSNTIHGGSISLGEANIIINSGGSPSKRLAPVDRMELPDIKLSERTLSVLTGHGKQVKVATKEQQKNQNEAKEHGFLGDFGFSV; this is translated from the coding sequence ATGCCTGGACCAATAGCCACTATAGGAAGTATGCACGTGTGCCCCATGTGCTCTGGAACGGTACCTCATGTAGGAGGGCCAATATCACAAGGTACACCCAACGTACTAGCCAACGGAAAACCCATCGCTACAGTAGGCAGTACCTGTGTTTGTACTGGTCCGCCTGATACTATTATTAGTGGGGAATCGAATGTTTTTATTAACGGTATGCCAGTGGCTACAATGGGTAGTAATACAATTCATGGCGGATCAATTAGCCTTGGAGAAGCGAATATCATTATCAATTCGGGAGGAAGTCCTTCAAAGCGTCTGGCTCCAGTTGATCGCATGGAACTTCCTGATATTAAACTTTCAGAACGCACTTTGTCGGTATTAACAGGCCACGGAAAACAGGTAAAAGTAGCAACAAAAGAACAGCAGAAAAATCAAAATGAAGCCAAAGAACATGGGTTTTTAGGTGATTTTGGTTTTAGTGTGTAA
- a CDS encoding glycosyltransferase family 4 protein: MTFGIITHAIHNEQKGEIFAYEPFVREMNLWAKYVEHIIILAPSSSKRPSKIEIAYKHPHIKVIEIPNFDITSFKNALKAIFVIPKIVFSIFKVMNRVDHIHLRCPGNIGLLACFVQMFFPAKPKTAKYAGNWDPKAKQPITYKLQRWLLSNTFLTKNMQVLVYGDWPNQSENIKPFFTASFSESEVKNVKPKEFSGPLNMVFLGSLVEGKQPLEAVKIAEALSQKGLEIHLDLYGDGPQRALLQQYIIEHKLESIVSLKGNQPKEVIKQALNEAHFSILPSKSEGWPKAIAEAMFFGVIPIATPVSCVPHMLDAGKRGFLLTNDFTADFNKLYALLHDKTTLNKMSKAAATWSQQYTLERFEAEITKLLQ; the protein is encoded by the coding sequence ATGACTTTCGGAATCATTACTCATGCTATTCATAATGAACAGAAAGGCGAAATATTTGCCTACGAACCATTTGTTAGGGAAATGAATTTGTGGGCTAAATATGTCGAACACATTATAATTTTAGCCCCATCATCTAGTAAAAGGCCATCAAAAATCGAAATAGCATATAAGCACCCTCATATTAAAGTAATTGAGATTCCTAATTTCGATATCACTTCATTTAAAAATGCATTAAAAGCGATATTCGTGATACCTAAAATTGTGTTTTCAATTTTTAAGGTTATGAATCGAGTAGACCACATTCATTTAAGATGCCCAGGAAATATAGGTTTACTAGCCTGTTTCGTTCAAATGTTTTTTCCGGCTAAACCCAAAACAGCTAAATATGCGGGGAATTGGGATCCTAAGGCTAAACAACCCATAACTTATAAATTACAAAGGTGGTTGTTGAGTAATACCTTTTTAACAAAGAACATGCAGGTGTTAGTGTATGGCGATTGGCCGAATCAAAGTGAAAATATCAAACCTTTTTTTACGGCATCTTTTTCAGAAAGCGAAGTTAAAAATGTAAAACCTAAAGAGTTTTCAGGTCCCTTAAATATGGTGTTTTTGGGAAGTTTGGTAGAAGGAAAACAACCTTTAGAAGCTGTTAAAATTGCTGAAGCGCTTTCTCAAAAAGGTTTGGAGATACATTTAGACCTTTATGGTGATGGGCCACAAAGAGCACTATTACAACAGTATATTATTGAGCACAAACTAGAATCGATAGTAAGTTTAAAAGGAAATCAGCCAAAAGAAGTCATTAAGCAAGCCTTAAATGAAGCACACTTTTCGATTTTGCCATCGAAATCAGAAGGATGGCCAAAAGCCATAGCCGAAGCCATGTTTTTTGGAGTTATTCCAATCGCCACACCAGTATCTTGTGTGCCTCATATGTTAGATGCAGGAAAACGAGGTTTTTTGTTGACTAATGATTTTACAGCCGATTTTAATAAACTTTACGCTTTGCTTCACGATAAAACTACTTTAAATAAAATGTCCAAAGCCGCCGCAACCTGGTCTCAGCAATATACTTTAGAGCGTTTTGAGGCTGAAATTACTAAGCTTTTGCAGTAA
- a CDS encoding glycosyltransferase family 2 protein — protein sequence MNFTLIVCTYMRPDALLNLLRSVAVQTLYPNEILIIDGSTDSRTEKVLLENHFNHLKYFKVKAHQRGLTKQRNFGIDHVDATSEVVCFLDDDVVLDKKYFEALISTYKMHPEALAVGGYITNEVLWSVASSPIKSDFYYYDGFMRSEPSRFKIRHTFGLTPDAPPGWMPSFSHGRSISFLPPSGKVYPVEMLMGGVASYRFNIFKTLKFSTYFDGYGLYEDADFSLRVAKRGKLYVNTAAQLEHFHDVAGRPNQYKYGKMVIRNGWYVWRVKYPNPEFKAVVKWHATSFLLTLVRFSNVINTNNKPEAFTESLGRVVGWLSLLFNAPKIER from the coding sequence ATGAATTTCACTTTAATCGTTTGTACCTACATGCGCCCAGATGCATTACTAAATCTGTTGAGGTCGGTAGCTGTACAAACTCTATACCCAAATGAAATTTTAATTATAGATGGTTCTACTGATTCGCGTACCGAAAAGGTTTTACTCGAAAATCATTTTAACCATTTAAAATATTTTAAAGTAAAAGCACACCAAAGAGGCTTAACCAAACAACGTAATTTTGGAATTGATCATGTTGATGCGACTAGTGAAGTGGTTTGCTTTTTAGATGATGATGTGGTTTTAGATAAAAAATACTTTGAAGCTTTAATATCAACATATAAAATGCATCCTGAAGCTTTAGCAGTAGGGGGTTATATCACTAATGAGGTGCTTTGGAGTGTAGCAAGTTCTCCAATAAAGAGTGATTTTTATTATTATGATGGTTTCATGCGCAGTGAACCTTCGCGTTTTAAAATACGTCACACTTTTGGATTAACCCCAGATGCGCCTCCAGGCTGGATGCCAAGTTTTTCACACGGACGTTCTATTAGTTTTTTACCTCCGAGTGGTAAAGTTTATCCTGTTGAAATGCTCATGGGAGGCGTGGCTTCTTACCGTTTTAATATTTTCAAAACCCTAAAATTTTCAACCTATTTTGATGGTTACGGCCTTTATGAAGATGCCGATTTTTCATTGCGTGTGGCAAAACGAGGGAAGTTATATGTAAATACTGCAGCCCAACTGGAACATTTTCATGATGTTGCTGGCCGCCCTAATCAGTATAAATATGGTAAAATGGTGATTCGTAATGGTTGGTATGTATGGCGAGTAAAATATCCGAATCCTGAATTTAAAGCAGTGGTTAAATGGCATGCAACTTCGTTTTTACTCACTTTAGTCCGCTTTTCTAATGTGATAAATACGAATAATAAACCAGAAGCGTTTACCGAAAGTTTGGGTAGAGTGGTAGGTTGGTTATCTTTACTTTTTAATGCACCTAAAATCGAACGATGA
- a CDS encoding exostosin domain-containing protein — MAMLKIYTNKTFLTEAYRKKVFPLLFDLCYLKHKGLLEYFSLVDEAKDCDVMIIPIDYAEFIKHQKAFDTLHKMSKTYHKPLWVYTAGDYGFTNSIENAYTFRLGGFKSQLPEHTFVMPSFISDPYEKVLEYSGFVSVKKADKPSIGFVGHAQAGLLKYTKEVVNHLKFHAKRQTNRLTADAQTFYPSSIRRAEVLRKLERCENLKTNFILRNKYRGDLSTEEGKNQTEKEFFQNIYVNAYTFCIRGRGNFSVRLYETLAVGRIPILLDTDCKLPLEDSIDWNKHVVILNSQSSDSLENQILNFHNSLTAEEFEALQASNRQLWLKFLRRERYFMEIYKKFVDMKEDDV, encoded by the coding sequence ATGGCCATGCTTAAAATCTACACCAACAAAACATTTTTAACGGAAGCTTATCGTAAAAAAGTGTTTCCCTTACTTTTTGATTTGTGTTATTTAAAACATAAGGGCTTATTAGAATATTTCAGTTTGGTTGATGAAGCAAAGGATTGTGATGTCATGATTATACCTATAGATTATGCTGAGTTTATTAAGCATCAAAAAGCATTTGATACTTTACATAAGATGTCTAAAACATATCATAAGCCCTTATGGGTTTATACAGCCGGGGATTACGGTTTTACCAATTCAATTGAAAACGCTTATACGTTCAGGTTAGGCGGATTTAAAAGTCAATTGCCAGAGCACACTTTTGTGATGCCTTCATTTATAAGCGATCCTTATGAAAAGGTGTTAGAATACAGCGGGTTTGTTTCAGTGAAAAAAGCTGATAAACCCTCGATTGGTTTTGTTGGTCATGCACAAGCTGGCCTTTTGAAATACACAAAAGAAGTCGTGAATCATTTAAAATTTCATGCTAAAAGACAAACCAACAGGCTAACAGCAGACGCTCAAACTTTTTACCCATCTAGTATAAGACGCGCCGAAGTGCTTCGAAAGCTAGAGCGGTGTGAAAATCTAAAAACAAATTTTATTTTAAGAAATAAGTATCGCGGTGATTTAAGCACTGAAGAAGGAAAAAATCAAACGGAAAAGGAGTTTTTTCAAAATATTTATGTGAACGCGTATACGTTTTGCATTCGAGGCCGGGGCAATTTTTCTGTGCGTTTATATGAAACTTTGGCCGTAGGACGTATTCCCATATTATTAGATACCGATTGTAAGTTACCTTTAGAAGATAGCATCGATTGGAATAAACACGTTGTAATTTTAAATAGTCAGAGCTCAGATAGTTTGGAAAATCAAATATTGAATTTTCATAATAGTTTAACTGCAGAAGAATTTGAAGCCTTACAAGCCTCAAACCGACAACTGTGGCTTAAATTTCTAAGAAGAGAGCGTTATTTTATGGAAATTTATAAGAAATTTGTTGACATGAAAGAGGATGATGTTTAA
- a CDS encoding glycosyltransferase family 2 protein: protein MIVLTHNNHHVLRVEDISTNTDIVFQATDTILNVMYNLAEQFPNHILVWQHASAVSYVDFDYIAKIPALDRKCLSYCSQSFFPDAIGYVEQSPFLNIKKEVCYPTWQMSGLVGVIKTSNLLQFKNEVNSTNFSYALNAIAKLGMPQGLWCYSEPSLLKQDLPSHEKQASTNLLFKFVKQHYKWVWVWLLFLNKWIYERTISLYALCHTFTAKRTQVSFKPQSISIKKRNQEGDGPSTIDVIIPTIGRPDYLYDVLSDLRNQSHLPKRIIIVEQNPEPESVSDLHYLRSEIWPFEIDHTFTHQTGACFARNLALSKVQSEWVFLNDDDNRFAPNLLAEVLQCANQYGVEAILTSYLQPNEELFYKKVHQTSIFGSGNSFVKSKYLHKVAFDMSLEFGYGEDTDFGMQLRNIGVDVIYFPNLCITHLKAPRGGFRSTFVQPWEHEKIQPKPSPTIMYLKQKYYTIHQIQGYQLLLFFKMHKLNIFKVRSFLKRWKQSEKWAELLSEKSQNGHA from the coding sequence ATGATAGTACTTACCCACAACAACCATCATGTGCTTCGTGTAGAAGATATTAGTACGAACACCGACATTGTTTTTCAAGCAACTGATACCATTTTAAATGTAATGTATAATTTGGCCGAGCAATTCCCGAACCACATTTTGGTATGGCAGCATGCATCAGCAGTTTCATATGTCGATTTCGATTATATTGCAAAGATCCCAGCTTTAGATAGAAAATGTCTATCCTACTGCTCACAATCTTTTTTTCCAGATGCTATTGGTTATGTAGAACAATCACCCTTTCTTAATATCAAGAAAGAGGTATGTTATCCAACATGGCAAATGTCTGGACTGGTTGGTGTCATCAAAACTAGTAATTTGTTACAGTTTAAAAATGAAGTGAATTCAACGAATTTTTCTTATGCCTTAAATGCAATAGCTAAGTTAGGAATGCCTCAGGGTTTGTGGTGCTATTCCGAACCTAGCTTACTAAAACAGGATCTGCCATCTCATGAGAAACAAGCAAGTACTAATTTACTTTTTAAGTTTGTTAAACAACATTATAAATGGGTTTGGGTGTGGTTACTATTTTTAAATAAATGGATATATGAAAGAACAATTTCTTTATATGCCTTGTGTCATACGTTTACAGCCAAACGGACTCAAGTGTCATTCAAACCACAATCAATTTCCATAAAAAAGAGGAATCAAGAAGGTGATGGTCCTTCGACCATAGACGTTATCATTCCAACCATAGGTCGTCCCGATTATTTATATGATGTGCTTTCTGATTTAAGGAATCAAAGCCATCTGCCAAAGCGGATTATTATTGTTGAACAGAATCCGGAACCTGAGAGTGTTTCCGATTTACATTATCTACGTTCTGAAATCTGGCCATTTGAAATAGATCATACCTTTACGCACCAAACTGGGGCGTGTTTTGCAAGAAATTTAGCTTTAAGTAAAGTACAAAGTGAATGGGTGTTTTTAAATGATGACGACAATAGGTTTGCTCCGAATCTTTTAGCTGAAGTTTTGCAATGTGCCAATCAGTACGGTGTAGAAGCTATTTTAACCAGCTATCTACAACCTAATGAAGAATTATTTTATAAAAAAGTTCATCAAACTTCTATATTTGGCTCCGGTAATAGCTTTGTTAAATCTAAATATTTACACAAAGTGGCTTTCGATATGAGTTTAGAATTTGGTTATGGTGAAGATACCGATTTCGGCATGCAACTACGTAATATTGGTGTTGACGTTATTTATTTTCCAAACTTGTGTATAACGCATTTAAAAGCACCTAGAGGCGGATTTCGATCAACATTTGTTCAACCTTGGGAACATGAAAAAATTCAACCTAAACCTTCACCAACCATCATGTATTTAAAACAGAAGTATTACACTATACATCAAATTCAAGGCTATCAGTTACTTCTATTTTTTAAAATGCATAAATTGAACATTTTTAAGGTAAGGTCTTTCTTAAAACGTTGGAAACAAAGTGAAAAATGGGCGGAATTACTATCAGAAAAAAGTCAAAATGGCCATGCTTAA
- a CDS encoding glycosyltransferase family 4 protein: MKIAFLTPEYPHPKVNHAAGLGTSIGNLTKALVRHGHAVYVFVYGQKQTEDFVEEGIHFYLITDKDFAFAKWYNYRKYIQNEVQNIISQEQIQLLEVPDWTGISAFMKFSVPVVMRFHGSDTYFCHLEQRSQKLKNKWFETLAVRGAQAYIAPTNFAGELSKMLFNIKNKPIKTIHYGLQLEGFTNTHPEMYTPYSILYLGTLIRKKGVLELPEIFKKVRQEYPQATLKLIGSDASDIQTGNHSTWSLLKEGFSEEDLNDVHYLGKLPYDAIQNHIQDAQACVFPTYAETLGMVTIEAMAMQKPVVNSNIGWAKELMEDGQSGYLVHPKDHGVYAEKIKALFNSKSKCLEMGKAARAYVEDHFDMEKQVTKNVEFYKKLIKP, translated from the coding sequence ATGAAAATAGCCTTCCTAACCCCAGAATACCCACACCCTAAAGTAAATCATGCTGCAGGGTTAGGAACAAGTATAGGTAATTTAACAAAGGCCTTAGTCAGGCATGGGCATGCTGTTTATGTATTTGTATATGGTCAAAAACAAACTGAAGACTTTGTCGAAGAAGGGATTCATTTTTATTTAATAACTGATAAGGACTTTGCTTTTGCAAAATGGTATAACTATCGTAAATACATTCAAAATGAAGTTCAGAACATAATATCCCAGGAGCAAATCCAACTTTTAGAGGTTCCCGATTGGACAGGTATTTCTGCTTTTATGAAGTTTTCGGTACCTGTGGTGATGCGTTTTCATGGTAGTGATACCTATTTTTGCCATTTAGAACAACGCTCTCAAAAACTTAAAAATAAGTGGTTTGAAACTTTAGCTGTTCGCGGGGCTCAAGCCTACATAGCACCCACTAATTTTGCAGGAGAACTGTCTAAAATGCTGTTTAATATTAAAAACAAGCCCATTAAAACCATTCACTACGGCTTACAGTTAGAGGGGTTCACGAATACTCATCCAGAAATGTATACACCATACAGTATTTTGTATTTAGGGACACTTATACGCAAAAAAGGGGTTCTTGAACTGCCTGAAATTTTTAAAAAAGTTAGGCAGGAATACCCTCAAGCAACGCTAAAACTTATTGGTAGTGATGCATCCGATATTCAAACAGGGAACCATTCAACATGGAGCTTGCTAAAGGAAGGTTTTTCTGAAGAAGATTTAAATGATGTGCATTATTTAGGAAAATTACCCTATGATGCCATTCAAAACCATATTCAAGACGCTCAAGCTTGTGTGTTTCCTACCTATGCCGAAACTTTAGGCATGGTAACTATCGAGGCTATGGCCATGCAAAAACCTGTGGTAAACAGCAATATTGGCTGGGCGAAAGAACTTATGGAAGATGGACAAAGTGGTTATTTAGTCCATCCCAAAGATCATGGGGTGTATGCTGAAAAAATCAAAGCACTTTTCAATAGTAAATCGAAATGCTTGGAAATGGGAAAGGCAGCAAGAGCGTATGTTGAAGATCATTTTGATATGGAGAAACAGGTGACTAAGAATGTAGAATTTTATAAGAAACTTATAAAACCATGA